A genomic segment from Triticum dicoccoides isolate Atlit2015 ecotype Zavitan chromosome 1A, WEW_v2.0, whole genome shotgun sequence encodes:
- the LOC119272121 gene encoding deubiquitinase DESI2-like has protein sequence MKEVVLHVYDVTNSDSEKTNNTILQINRIFKDRIGLGGIFHSAVQVYGEEEWSFGFCENGSGVFSCPVSKNPMYTYRERIVLGETECTIATVNRILRELSRDWPGHSYDLLSRNCNHFCDVLCDRLGVPKLPGWVNRFANAGDTAVVVAENTAVKFRQAKTEIVNASRVAYRFMAGLTSKNQASQESPGEQNRGSPTFQGTWFKNVVSAGAKPSTSGSTPSQEADDAPPLQRQQSAEQPIRL, from the exons ATGAAGGAGGTGGTGCTCCACGTGTACGACGTGACCAACAGCGACTCCGAAAAGACCAACAACACCATCCTCCAGATCAACCGCATCTTCAAGGACCGCATCGGCCTCGGCGGCATCTTCCACAGCGCCGTCCAG GTCTATGGCGAGGAGGAGTGGTCGTTCGGGTTCTGCGAGAACGGCAGCGGGGTGTTCAGCTGCCCCGTGAGCAAGAACCCCATGTACACATACCGCGAGCGCATCGTCCTCGGGGAGACGGAGTGCACCATAGCCACCGTGAACAGGATCCTGCGCGAGCTCAGCCGCGACTGGCCAGGGCACTCCTACGACCTCCTTTCCAGGAACTGCAACCACTTCTGCGACGTGCTCTGCGACAGGCTCGGCGTCCCCAAGCTTCCAG GCTGGGTTAATCGTTTTGCCAATGCCGGCGATACAGCTGTGGTGGTTGCTGAGAATACAGCAGTTAAG TTCAGGCAGGCTAAAACAGAAATTGTCAATGCTAGTAGAGTAGCATATAGATTTATGGCAGGCCTGACTTCGAAAAACCAGGCTTCACAAGAGTCTCCTGGTGAACAAAATAGAGGCAGCCCTACTTTCCAAGGAACATGGTTCAAGAATGTTGTTTCAGCTGGCGCGAAGCCATCTACAAGCGGGTCAACTCCCTCACAAGAAGCTGATGATGCACCTCCCTTGCAGCGCCAACAATCAGCAGAGCAACCAATAAGGTTGTAG